A genomic stretch from Gemmatimonadaceae bacterium includes:
- a CDS encoding glycosyltransferase family 2 protein, giving the protein MLYICIPAYNEGPTIGVLLWRIRKVFQAYSREYEIVVYDDGSTDETPDRLLPYAEIAPLTVLHGETREGYAHAIDRLCREVSRRTRYPRRDAMILMQGDFTDQPEHLPELIKRFEGGADIVISEREAAKAPASVRRLLTLAPWTLKFFVDIQGVADPFNGYRLYRISLLRELIKSFGEKPLVTSEGWAANVELLMNTAPLARRVERVTLAPRYDIRVRESRIRPVSAGMALYRFGWASRGRKIVASTPAPAAIKTGGETGTKAEPAGARRTSP; this is encoded by the coding sequence TTGCTCTACATCTGCATTCCTGCTTACAACGAAGGGCCTACAATCGGTGTTCTGCTGTGGCGTATTCGCAAGGTCTTCCAGGCATACTCGCGCGAGTATGAGATTGTCGTCTACGACGACGGAAGCACCGACGAGACGCCTGACCGGCTGCTACCATACGCCGAAATTGCGCCACTGACCGTTCTCCACGGCGAGACACGCGAGGGTTACGCTCACGCGATCGACCGGCTGTGTCGCGAGGTCTCCAGGCGCACACGCTACCCGCGCCGGGACGCGATGATCCTGATGCAGGGAGACTTTACGGATCAGCCGGAGCATCTCCCTGAGCTGATAAAGAGATTCGAGGGCGGCGCAGACATCGTCATCTCAGAGCGCGAAGCCGCGAAGGCGCCGGCGAGCGTTCGTCGCCTGCTCACGCTGGCTCCGTGGACCTTGAAGTTCTTCGTCGACATTCAGGGTGTGGCCGATCCCTTCAATGGATACCGCCTGTACCGGATCTCATTGCTGCGGGAGCTCATCAAATCGTTCGGTGAGAAACCCCTCGTTACGAGCGAGGGATGGGCGGCAAACGTCGAGCTGCTGATGAACACTGCTCCACTTGCCCGTCGGGTTGAGCGTGTCACACTCGCTCCACGCTACGACATTCGTGTGCGCGAAAGCAGGATCCGACCAGTCTCCGCAGGCATGGCACTTTACCGATTCGGCTGGGCTTCACGTGGGCGGAAGATCGTCGCGTCCACGCCCGCGCCTGCGGCAATCAAGACCGGCGGCGAAACAGGAACGAAGGCGGAGCCTGCCGGGGCGCGCAGGACAAGCCCATGA
- a CDS encoding DUF3108 domain-containing protein encodes MNQSSVRILGVVAGLSVASPTVATQPSQVPAPQSAQARPASSDQRAMRVPFGPGERLNFDVRLGTLKVGSSAMEVRGIESVRGRDTWHTVFWVKGGTFFYRVNDIYESWIDTESFHSLRFVKMLEEGTTERDQKYEIYPDRGLYVHERNDKPTRTLPTVKQPLDDGSFLYFVRTIPLTVGQTYDFSRYFIPDRNPVRIRVLRRERITVPAGSFNALVLQPVIKTKGIFSEEGHAEVWITDDSARMIVQIKSKLAFGSLNLYLRSYSLATAQAP; translated from the coding sequence ATGAATCAGTCGAGCGTAAGAATCCTCGGTGTCGTGGCCGGTTTGTCGGTCGCATCGCCGACTGTCGCCACGCAGCCGTCGCAGGTTCCCGCACCTCAGTCCGCTCAGGCTCGGCCTGCGAGCTCGGACCAGCGCGCAATGCGGGTCCCCTTTGGGCCCGGCGAGCGCCTCAACTTCGACGTCCGCCTCGGAACGCTCAAGGTCGGAAGCAGCGCGATGGAAGTACGCGGCATTGAGTCAGTCCGTGGCCGCGACACCTGGCATACCGTATTCTGGGTCAAGGGAGGCACGTTCTTCTATCGCGTGAACGACATCTACGAGAGCTGGATCGACACGGAGAGCTTCCACTCTTTGCGTTTCGTGAAGATGCTCGAGGAGGGTACTACCGAGCGCGACCAGAAGTACGAGATCTATCCGGACCGCGGACTTTACGTCCACGAGCGGAACGACAAGCCGACCCGCACGCTCCCTACGGTCAAGCAGCCGCTCGATGACGGGTCGTTTCTCTATTTCGTCAGAACGATCCCACTGACCGTTGGCCAGACTTACGATTTCAGTCGTTATTTCATTCCCGATAGAAATCCGGTGAGGATTCGCGTCCTGCGACGTGAGCGGATAACAGTGCCGGCAGGAAGCTTCAACGCGCTCGTCCTGCAGCCGGTGATCAAGACGAAGGGTATCTTTTCCGAGGAAGGACACGCAGAGGTATGGATAACTGACGACTCTGCGCGAATGATTGTGCAGATCAAGTCGAAGCTCGCGTTCGGATCACTCAATCTTTACCTAAGATCATACTCCCTGGCGACGGCTCAAGCGCCCTAG
- a CDS encoding glycosyltransferase family 4 protein, translated as MKRLRVLHIDSGRKWRGGQRQVLLLASGLMRRGHEPLIIAPPDSPLLRRAALAGLEAEPTPMQADLDLRAARSVRKRVREFDADIVHAHDARSHAIARVSLIGRKAPPLVVTRRVPFVPKAARLKYGNRVTRFVAVSNAVKNAMIEGGIEPHRIIVVHSGVENPPAALVPRRWREELGWPGNTVICGVVGAMTAEKGVTSLAAIAAHLEPAARERTRILLLGGNRDGRVEIGGVAGFSAGFIEDIIPAVAGMDVLWHPSRAEGLGTAVIDSMAVGVPPVAFAVGGIAEVIEHEVSGLLVPPGDLAGFTRAAQLLIDDEAARAQLAAAARLRAGMFSAETMTRETETVYYQLVFGGENL; from the coding sequence TTGAAGCGGCTTCGAGTTCTTCACATTGACTCCGGTCGCAAGTGGCGCGGTGGTCAGCGACAAGTCTTGCTGCTCGCCTCGGGGTTGATGCGGCGAGGCCACGAGCCGCTGATCATCGCGCCGCCGGACTCTCCACTGCTGAGGCGCGCGGCGCTCGCGGGGCTCGAGGCAGAGCCGACCCCGATGCAGGCGGACCTGGATCTCCGTGCAGCGCGAAGCGTTCGAAAACGCGTTCGCGAATTCGACGCTGACATCGTTCACGCGCACGACGCGCGCTCGCATGCGATAGCTCGCGTGTCGTTGATCGGACGCAAGGCGCCACCACTCGTGGTCACGCGGCGCGTCCCATTCGTTCCAAAAGCCGCGAGGCTCAAATACGGGAATCGTGTAACGCGTTTCGTCGCCGTCTCCAACGCCGTCAAAAACGCGATGATCGAAGGTGGAATCGAGCCGCATCGCATCATCGTTGTGCATTCCGGAGTCGAGAATCCTCCAGCGGCACTGGTCCCGCGACGCTGGCGGGAAGAGCTAGGCTGGCCCGGCAACACCGTCATCTGCGGAGTTGTCGGTGCGATGACAGCCGAGAAAGGGGTGACGAGTCTCGCGGCGATTGCCGCTCACCTCGAACCCGCTGCGCGCGAGCGCACGCGAATCCTTCTTCTGGGAGGAAATCGGGACGGTCGCGTCGAAATTGGCGGCGTGGCCGGCTTTTCCGCGGGATTTATCGAGGACATCATACCTGCCGTTGCGGGGATGGACGTGCTCTGGCATCCCTCGCGCGCAGAAGGACTCGGAACCGCCGTGATCGACTCGATGGCGGTGGGCGTACCGCCCGTCGCGTTCGCGGTCGGTGGAATTGCCGAGGTCATCGAACACGAGGTGAGCGGCCTGCTCGTCCCTCCCGGCGACCTTGCAGGCTTTACGCGTGCCGCGCAGCTGCTGATCGACGACGAGGCGGCTCGGGCGCAGCTGGCTGCGGCAGCTCGCCTTCGCGCAGGAATGTTCAGCGCCGAGACGATGACCCGGGAGACTGAAACGGTGTACTACCAGCTAGTTTTCGGTGGCGAGAACCTTTAG
- the pdhA gene encoding pyruvate dehydrogenase (acetyl-transferring) E1 component subunit alpha: MTTQVPPDTQTQAPSTASAGNNGQPADDQASLRKDLLRSMLIQRRFEERCAEAYALGKIGGFCHLYIGQEAISAGTMSMLRPDDYVVTSYRDHGQAIARGMSPRSVMAELFGRQDGCSGGKGGSMHLFDKSLNFLGGHGIVGGHVPLAAGVGWAIKYRGGDQVCVCFFGEAAVNIGAFHEALNMASLWKLPCVFIIENNRYGMGTEISRATANEDVTARGAAYRMPGESVDAQDVFAVRDAVGRALHLARTQRQPTLLEMRTYRFMGHSMSDAASGTYRTKEELEENMKRDPILVLREKMHAGGELPDGELKKMDDEAKAIAQDAWDFADKSPEPPLSELWEDVLVDTTS; encoded by the coding sequence ATGACTACGCAGGTTCCGCCCGACACTCAGACTCAGGCTCCGTCGACAGCCTCAGCCGGCAACAACGGACAGCCCGCGGACGATCAGGCGAGCCTCAGAAAGGATCTCCTCAGGTCGATGCTGATCCAGCGACGATTCGAGGAGCGCTGCGCCGAAGCCTATGCTCTCGGGAAGATCGGCGGTTTTTGCCACCTCTACATCGGACAGGAGGCAATCTCCGCGGGGACGATGTCCATGCTTCGCCCCGACGACTACGTAGTCACTTCCTATCGGGACCATGGCCAGGCTATCGCGCGCGGAATGAGTCCACGGTCCGTGATGGCCGAGCTGTTTGGGCGACAGGACGGCTGCTCCGGAGGAAAAGGGGGCTCGATGCATCTCTTCGACAAGAGCCTCAATTTCCTCGGTGGACATGGAATTGTCGGCGGTCACGTACCTCTGGCGGCCGGCGTGGGCTGGGCGATCAAGTACCGCGGCGGCGATCAGGTCTGCGTCTGCTTCTTCGGCGAGGCAGCCGTCAACATCGGCGCGTTCCACGAGGCGCTCAACATGGCGTCCCTGTGGAAGCTGCCCTGTGTTTTCATCATCGAGAACAACCGTTACGGGATGGGTACTGAGATTTCGCGCGCGACCGCTAACGAAGATGTCACGGCTCGCGGCGCGGCATACCGAATGCCCGGCGAGTCAGTGGATGCGCAGGATGTGTTCGCCGTGCGCGACGCGGTCGGCAGAGCGCTCCACCTCGCAAGAACGCAGAGGCAGCCGACGTTACTCGAGATGCGCACCTATCGCTTCATGGGTCACTCGATGTCCGACGCCGCCAGCGGCACCTATCGCACTAAGGAAGAGCTCGAGGAAAACATGAAGCGGGATCCGATCCTCGTGCTTCGCGAGAAGATGCACGCAGGCGGCGAGCTTCCTGATGGAGAACTCAAGAAAATGGACGACGAGGCGAAGGCGATCGCCCAGGATGCATGGGATTTCGCCGACAAGAGTCCCGAGCCGCCGCTGAGCGAGCTGTGGGAAGACGTACTCGTCGACACCACGAGCTGA
- a CDS encoding dihydrolipoamide acetyltransferase family protein, with translation MATKVVMEALSPTMEEGRLVKWLKNEGDAIKSGEVLAEVETDKAIMELVARGDGVLRKRLANEGDASPVGTILAVIAPAEENIDALIAEAGAAAPAAAAPAAPAESQGEASTPQQEASQPSEGGGAAVAAPPKPPPSASGGDQAGAAQTPPAPSPPSPAPAQPRSGGNGRQRTSPLARRLASDRGIELSLVRGSGPGGRIIKRDIESAVASAAARPKPAAAAAAPAKRIISREGDFQDVPLTQIRKTIARRLSESLGPIPTFYLTAEFDMVRASEMRAAFKELGEEFKVSFNDIVLKAVANALADHPEVNAHWMGDRIRHFNRVHVAMAVAVEEGLITPVIFDADRKSLPDISREARHLAELARNRKLTPEQYTGSTFSVSNLGMLDIEHFTAIINPPESAILAVGAVEDKPVVVDGTISVRQRMRVTMSCDHRVIDGATGARFLQALRRLIENPLLLVL, from the coding sequence ATGGCGACAAAAGTCGTAATGGAAGCGCTCTCGCCGACAATGGAGGAGGGGCGCCTCGTCAAATGGCTGAAGAACGAAGGCGATGCCATCAAGTCAGGTGAGGTTCTCGCCGAGGTCGAGACCGACAAGGCGATAATGGAGCTTGTCGCCCGCGGGGACGGCGTGCTGCGCAAGCGACTCGCCAACGAAGGCGATGCCTCGCCGGTTGGGACAATCCTCGCGGTGATCGCGCCGGCAGAGGAGAACATCGATGCTTTGATCGCGGAGGCGGGAGCCGCGGCGCCCGCAGCCGCCGCGCCCGCGGCTCCGGCCGAGTCGCAGGGTGAAGCTTCAACACCTCAACAGGAGGCGTCACAACCGAGCGAGGGCGGAGGGGCTGCGGTTGCAGCTCCCCCGAAGCCGCCGCCGTCGGCGTCCGGCGGGGACCAAGCCGGCGCCGCGCAAACACCGCCGGCGCCCTCACCGCCATCGCCTGCTCCCGCGCAGCCTCGGAGCGGAGGGAACGGACGCCAGCGCACTTCACCGCTCGCACGTCGTCTCGCCTCCGACCGCGGAATCGAGCTGTCACTCGTTCGCGGCTCGGGCCCGGGTGGACGAATCATCAAGCGCGACATCGAGAGCGCCGTGGCGAGCGCCGCGGCTCGTCCCAAGCCTGCTGCTGCAGCTGCCGCTCCCGCAAAACGAATCATCAGTCGCGAAGGCGATTTCCAGGACGTGCCGCTCACGCAGATCAGGAAGACGATCGCGCGACGTCTGTCGGAATCCCTCGGGCCGATCCCGACTTTCTATCTCACCGCGGAGTTCGACATGGTCCGCGCGTCCGAGATGCGGGCGGCGTTCAAGGAGCTCGGCGAAGAATTCAAGGTGTCGTTCAACGACATTGTCCTCAAAGCCGTCGCGAATGCCCTCGCCGATCACCCGGAAGTCAATGCGCACTGGATGGGAGATCGTATTCGGCACTTCAACCGCGTGCATGTCGCGATGGCCGTCGCCGTCGAGGAAGGGTTGATCACGCCGGTCATCTTCGACGCTGACCGCAAGAGTCTACCCGACATCTCACGGGAGGCGCGACATCTCGCGGAGCTCGCGCGCAATCGCAAGCTCACTCCCGAGCAGTATACAGGGTCGACGTTCTCCGTCTCGAACCTTGGAATGCTCGATATCGAGCACTTCACCGCCATCATCAATCCACCCGAGTCCGCGATCCTCGCCGTGGGTGCTGTTGAGGACAAGCCGGTTGTCGTCGACGGCACCATCTCCGTGCGCCAGCGCATGCGCGTGACAATGAGCTGCGACCACCGTGTGATCGATGGCGCAACGGGAGCGCGTTTCCTGCAGGCGCTGCGGCGCCTCATTGAGAATCCGCTCCTGCTGGTTCTTTGA
- the lipA gene encoding lipoyl synthase, with translation MGRHRVEPLPERKPSWLKVKAPGGPNYIRLKHLMRELDLHSVCEEAHCPNVGECWEHGTATFMILGDICTRNCAYCAVAHGRPPKYDIEEPARVAQAIAEMELQHAVITSVDRDDLPDFGAWIFAETIRKIHELVPGCSVEVLVPDFQGNEASIRAVLDAGPEIYNHNTETVPRLYKKARPGGRYPRVLEIFRFAKRVAPEIPTKTGMILGMGETFEEVVAVMRDLREVDVDILTLGQYLRPSDKHIALDRYYTPAEFRELYETGMEMGFRHVESGPLVRSSYHAWEQVQAAGV, from the coding sequence ATGGGCCGCCATCGGGTGGAGCCCTTGCCGGAGCGCAAACCTTCGTGGCTCAAGGTCAAGGCACCGGGCGGTCCCAACTACATACGGCTCAAGCATTTAATGCGTGAGCTCGACCTCCATTCGGTCTGCGAGGAGGCCCATTGCCCCAATGTCGGCGAATGTTGGGAGCATGGCACCGCCACATTCATGATTCTGGGCGACATCTGCACACGCAATTGCGCGTACTGTGCTGTTGCTCACGGGCGTCCACCCAAATACGACATCGAAGAACCCGCACGAGTGGCGCAGGCAATCGCCGAGATGGAGCTTCAGCACGCCGTCATCACGTCTGTCGATCGCGATGACCTCCCCGATTTCGGCGCCTGGATTTTTGCGGAAACGATCAGGAAGATTCACGAGCTCGTGCCGGGCTGCTCCGTCGAGGTTCTCGTTCCTGATTTTCAGGGAAATGAAGCGAGTATCCGCGCGGTGCTCGATGCCGGTCCGGAGATCTACAATCACAACACGGAGACAGTCCCCCGCCTCTACAAGAAAGCGCGACCGGGCGGACGCTACCCGAGAGTGCTGGAGATTTTCCGTTTCGCGAAGCGCGTCGCTCCGGAAATACCGACGAAGACAGGGATGATTCTCGGCATGGGAGAGACATTCGAGGAAGTTGTCGCCGTAATGCGCGATCTGCGTGAGGTAGACGTGGATATCCTCACGCTTGGTCAGTATCTCCGCCCGTCCGACAAGCACATCGCCCTCGACCGCTACTACACGCCCGCCGAGTTCAGAGAGCTGTACGAAACGGGCATGGAGATGGGCTTCCGTCATGTCGAATCCGGCCCGCTCGTGCGCTCGAGCTACCACGCGTGGGAGCAGGTCCAGGCGGCCGGCGTATGA
- a CDS encoding gamma-glutamyl-gamma-aminobutyrate hydrolase family protein — protein MSSTLTHRISDSRPDDATLRAAHTVAVTATSDTRLGGAHRVRLNSAYVTALEIAGLIPLVVPPLSSPAAARTIIAAVDGLVLTGGEDVDPALYGHAPHEHLGTVNRVRDETEIALVHAAREMRKPVLAICRGPQLLNVALGGTLIQDIASCVPEALPHNSGETRDARAHEVTIEPGSRIAAAVGATQIRVNSLHHQSILEPAVGLRVTARAPDGIIEGVESEDDGWWAIAVQWHPEEMNDSPEPWDRGIFRAFANRLEEG, from the coding sequence GTGTCATCCACTCTCACGCACAGGATTTCCGACTCCCGGCCCGATGATGCCACGCTGAGAGCGGCCCATACTGTAGCCGTCACTGCGACGAGCGACACCCGACTCGGTGGTGCTCATCGTGTTCGACTCAATTCCGCGTACGTAACCGCGCTCGAGATAGCAGGGCTCATACCACTCGTAGTTCCACCTCTTTCATCACCAGCTGCGGCGCGCACAATAATCGCTGCGGTCGACGGCCTCGTCCTGACTGGAGGTGAGGACGTCGACCCCGCGCTTTACGGCCACGCTCCGCACGAGCACCTCGGCACGGTAAACCGCGTTCGCGATGAGACTGAAATAGCGCTTGTGCACGCGGCGCGCGAGATGCGAAAGCCCGTACTTGCAATCTGCCGGGGACCGCAGCTTCTCAACGTCGCCCTCGGAGGAACGCTCATACAGGATATTGCGTCCTGCGTGCCCGAGGCCCTGCCCCACAATTCCGGGGAGACTCGCGACGCGCGTGCGCACGAGGTGACGATCGAGCCAGGCTCACGGATCGCCGCGGCCGTCGGCGCGACGCAGATACGCGTGAACTCGCTGCATCACCAGAGTATCCTCGAGCCCGCTGTGGGCTTGCGGGTAACCGCCCGGGCGCCGGATGGAATCATCGAGGGCGTCGAAAGTGAGGACGACGGCTGGTGGGCGATTGCCGTACAATGGCATCCGGAAGAGATGAACGACTCTCCCGAGCCGTGGGACCGCGGAATTTTCCGGGCGTTCGCGAACCGATTGGAAGAGGGTTGA
- a CDS encoding pyruvate dehydrogenase complex E1 component subunit beta yields MPVLTYRDALREALREELIRDDRVFLMGEEVAQYNGAYKVSKGLLDEFGPMRIVDTPITELGFAGVGIGSAMVGLRPIIEFMTWNFALLAIDQVVNAAAKMLYMSGGQFPMPMVFRGPNGSALQLSAQHSQAWESWLAHIPGLKVVTPGTPADAKGLLKSAIRDDNPVVFLEGEMLYNTKGEVPQGDYTIPLGKADLKREGDACTIVAHGKMVLVALQVADALAKEGIAVDVVDLRTVRPIDIEAIATSVRKTNRAVVLEEGWEICGVGAQVVDFIQRECFDDLDSPVLRVHQEDVPMPYAKNLERAAKPDAPKAIAAVKKVMYLA; encoded by the coding sequence ATGCCAGTCCTCACGTATCGAGACGCTCTGAGGGAAGCCTTGCGTGAAGAGCTAATCAGGGATGATCGCGTCTTCCTGATGGGCGAGGAAGTCGCTCAGTACAATGGCGCGTACAAGGTCTCCAAGGGACTGCTGGACGAATTCGGGCCGATGCGGATTGTCGACACGCCGATCACCGAGCTCGGATTTGCGGGAGTTGGTATTGGCTCGGCGATGGTCGGCCTGCGGCCCATCATCGAGTTCATGACCTGGAACTTCGCTCTTCTCGCGATCGATCAGGTCGTGAACGCAGCAGCGAAGATGCTTTACATGTCCGGCGGACAGTTTCCGATGCCCATGGTCTTTCGCGGTCCCAACGGCTCGGCCCTTCAGCTCTCAGCGCAGCACTCCCAGGCCTGGGAGAGCTGGCTCGCACACATCCCGGGACTGAAGGTCGTCACACCCGGGACCCCTGCCGACGCGAAGGGACTTCTCAAGTCGGCGATTCGCGATGACAATCCCGTGGTGTTTCTCGAGGGCGAGATGCTTTACAACACCAAGGGCGAAGTGCCCCAGGGTGATTACACCATCCCGCTTGGGAAAGCGGATCTCAAGCGCGAAGGTGACGCTTGCACCATCGTGGCGCATGGAAAAATGGTGCTGGTCGCGCTGCAGGTTGCGGACGCTCTCGCCAAGGAAGGAATCGCGGTCGACGTGGTGGACCTGCGCACCGTGAGGCCGATCGACATCGAGGCGATCGCGACCTCTGTGCGAAAAACGAATCGCGCGGTGGTTCTGGAGGAAGGATGGGAGATCTGCGGTGTTGGTGCGCAGGTCGTCGACTTCATCCAGCGGGAATGCTTCGACGACCTCGACTCCCCTGTCCTGCGGGTCCATCAGGAAGATGTTCCGATGCCCTACGCAAAGAATCTCGAGCGCGCAGCAAAGCCGGATGCGCCGAAGGCGATAGCTGCCGTGAAGAAAGTCATGTACCTGGCCTGA
- a CDS encoding FAD-dependent oxidoreductase, with product MSTARDVTIAGAGIIGLATAAAAAQRGLTVLLIGDQRAGEASSAAAGMLAPSIERAVAPAHDFAIAARDRYPAYVEELAELTGIRVPLNRLGILQVALTEAGVRGLRRVALPGSEWIERGPLAELEPTLGHAIGAVLNPEDGAVDNVTLLRALAALVDASPLVTRLEGTVLQVKPDGGRPRVEVAGGESFESAWVVIAGGAWSTMIGGLPLLASVQPSRGQLIAYDAIGLRHAVYGPRGYLVPRVNLQTIAGTTMESVGFDPSTTNEGLERVRSSSEEIAPALSITPVQSAWAGLRPVTPDLLPLLGPDPNHPNIIYACGHSRNGILLAPLTAEVVATIIAGDPVPHDITQFRPDRF from the coding sequence ATGAGCACCGCACGCGACGTGACGATTGCGGGAGCCGGAATCATCGGGCTCGCCACTGCCGCTGCGGCGGCGCAGCGCGGCCTGACGGTGTTGCTCATCGGTGATCAGCGCGCCGGCGAGGCTTCATCGGCTGCCGCGGGTATGCTCGCACCGTCGATTGAGCGCGCGGTCGCACCGGCGCACGACTTCGCCATTGCCGCGCGGGACCGTTATCCGGCCTACGTCGAGGAGCTGGCGGAGCTCACTGGCATCAGAGTCCCTCTGAATCGGCTTGGGATTCTCCAGGTCGCCCTGACGGAAGCAGGCGTCCGAGGTCTTCGCCGGGTGGCACTGCCCGGAAGCGAGTGGATCGAGCGCGGTCCTCTCGCTGAGCTCGAGCCGACGCTCGGACACGCGATTGGTGCGGTTCTGAATCCGGAGGATGGAGCCGTCGACAATGTGACACTACTGCGCGCGCTTGCCGCGCTCGTCGACGCTTCACCGCTTGTTACCCGGCTCGAGGGCACGGTGCTGCAGGTAAAGCCCGACGGCGGGCGACCACGCGTCGAGGTAGCAGGAGGCGAATCGTTCGAATCTGCGTGGGTCGTGATCGCCGGAGGAGCGTGGTCAACGATGATCGGCGGACTTCCGCTGCTCGCATCGGTGCAGCCATCGCGGGGACAGCTCATTGCTTATGACGCGATTGGATTGCGTCACGCTGTCTATGGTCCGCGCGGCTATCTCGTCCCGCGCGTGAATCTCCAGACCATTGCCGGTACGACAATGGAAAGCGTTGGGTTCGACCCGAGCACAACGAATGAAGGATTGGAGCGAGTCCGATCTTCGTCGGAGGAAATCGCGCCGGCGCTCAGCATCACTCCTGTTCAGAGTGCGTGGGCGGGACTGCGCCCCGTGACGCCGGACCTTCTGCCGCTCCTGGGACCAGATCCGAACCACCCCAATATCATCTACGCCTGCGGCCACTCGCGGAACGGAATACTTCTCGCTCCGCTGACCGCGGAAGTGGTTGCCACCATCATCGCGGGCGACCCGGTCCCCCACGACATCACTCAATTTCGCCCCGACCGCTTTTAG
- a CDS encoding peptide MFS transporter: MTDKSVFEQPQSASVATDSAPSGLEEWTGDRRFFGHPRGLSTLFFTEMWERFSYYGLRPLLVLFMSATVMNGGYGFDRTQASAIVGIYAAFVYLMSLPGGWVADRLLGLRRAIFIGAALISSGHICIGLSGLLGQSAGKIPFFLGLILIVLGTGLLKPNISAIVGDLYPEGGARRDAGFSIFYMGINVGALLGQLVTGYLGEQVDWHVGMGAAGVAMLIGLTIYSLRAKKTLGPIGTVPTRHPDPAVQAKQERTVKTFVISFVAAVVLVFILAATGAVELNPAGIAEYMTYAMVTMAVAFFAFVFVLGKLSGEEKKRVAVIVVLFIFAAIFWSAFEQAPTALNLFARDFTDRTVGGFEIPATWFQSVNPLMIILFAPMFAALWVGLSKRGGDLSAPAKFSLGLFLAGLGFVIMIFAANAIVESGGTVLVSPWWLVGSYFFQSIGELCLSPVGLSSMTKLSPRKYVGQMMGIWFLASALGNLIGGRVGGHVDPEKLDQMPRLFTTTTLSLMIAAGILVALIVPIRRMMRDDTNPLR; the protein is encoded by the coding sequence ATGACCGACAAGTCAGTGTTCGAGCAGCCGCAGAGTGCCAGTGTCGCAACAGATTCAGCCCCGTCCGGACTGGAGGAGTGGACCGGCGACCGCAGGTTCTTCGGACATCCACGCGGGTTGTCGACGCTCTTCTTCACGGAGATGTGGGAGCGGTTCTCCTACTACGGACTGCGCCCGCTGCTCGTGCTGTTCATGTCGGCCACCGTAATGAACGGTGGTTACGGGTTCGACAGAACGCAGGCCTCGGCCATCGTCGGTATTTACGCCGCGTTCGTCTACCTGATGTCTCTGCCCGGCGGTTGGGTTGCAGACCGTCTGCTCGGACTTCGTCGCGCGATTTTCATTGGCGCCGCGCTCATCTCGTCGGGACATATCTGCATCGGCCTCTCCGGCCTCCTCGGTCAGAGCGCGGGCAAGATTCCGTTCTTCCTCGGCCTGATTCTCATCGTTCTCGGCACCGGCCTTCTGAAGCCGAACATCTCTGCCATCGTCGGTGACCTGTATCCGGAAGGAGGCGCCCGGCGGGATGCCGGATTCTCGATCTTCTACATGGGAATCAACGTAGGTGCGCTTCTCGGCCAGCTAGTGACGGGTTACCTCGGCGAGCAGGTCGACTGGCACGTCGGCATGGGTGCCGCCGGAGTCGCAATGCTGATCGGTTTGACGATCTACAGCTTGCGCGCGAAGAAAACACTCGGCCCAATCGGGACCGTCCCGACGCGCCATCCGGATCCCGCCGTGCAGGCGAAGCAGGAGCGCACCGTCAAGACCTTCGTGATCAGCTTCGTGGCGGCGGTCGTCCTTGTGTTCATACTCGCCGCGACAGGTGCAGTCGAGCTGAACCCGGCCGGCATAGCCGAGTACATGACGTATGCGATGGTGACGATGGCCGTCGCGTTCTTTGCCTTCGTTTTCGTCCTTGGAAAGTTGTCCGGCGAAGAGAAGAAACGTGTCGCGGTGATCGTCGTGTTGTTCATCTTTGCGGCGATATTCTGGTCGGCCTTCGAGCAGGCTCCAACGGCACTCAACCTTTTCGCGCGCGATTTCACCGACCGCACCGTGGGCGGATTCGAGATTCCGGCAACCTGGTTCCAGTCCGTCAACCCGCTCATGATCATCCTGTTCGCGCCGATGTTCGCGGCGCTGTGGGTGGGACTGTCGAAGCGCGGCGGAGATCTTTCCGCCCCCGCAAAGTTTTCGCTGGGACTCTTTCTCGCCGGCCTCGGTTTCGTGATCATGATCTTCGCGGCGAATGCGATCGTCGAGAGCGGCGGGACCGTGCTCGTTTCACCGTGGTGGCTCGTCGGAAGTTATTTCTTCCAGTCTATCGGTGAGCTCTGCCTGAGTCCGGTTGGACTGTCGTCCATGACGAAGCTCTCGCCGCGAAAGTACGTCGGACAGATGATGGGAATCTGGTTCCTCGCTTCGGCTCTCGGAAACCTCATCGGCGGCAGGGTTGGCGGTCACGTCGATCCGGAGAAGCTCGACCAGATGCCGAGACTCTTCACGACGACGACGTTGTCCCTGATGATCGCGGCGGGAATCCTCGTTGCGCTCATTGTGCCGATTCGTCGAATGATGCGCGACGATACAAACCCGTTGCGCTAG